In one window of Nocardiopsis aegyptia DNA:
- a CDS encoding ABC transporter substrate-binding protein has protein sequence MTSPTRPSRRFRLSLGVVAGSAVLAAAACAPVDEEPADAAGDAAVECTPDQLPTLTEGTLTIGTDSPAYPPWFVDDDPTNGEGFESAVAHAVAERLGYTPEQVEWSVVTFNNAIQPGPKQYDFDINQFSITEERRAAVDFSSPYYDVRQTVIAMAGTDAADATSLADLAGLSVGAQVGTTSYDALVETVDPDEEPQVFNNNDDAKQALENGQVDALVLDLPTAFYVTSAELEDAEIVGQLPATDADAEQFGLVLDLDSPLTDCVTEAVDGLREDGTLAELEQEWLSEAADVPELA, from the coding sequence ATGACCTCTCCCACCCGTCCGTCCCGTCGATTCCGCCTGAGTCTCGGCGTCGTGGCGGGAAGCGCCGTCCTCGCCGCGGCGGCCTGCGCCCCCGTGGACGAGGAGCCGGCCGACGCGGCCGGCGACGCGGCCGTGGAGTGCACACCCGACCAGCTGCCCACGCTGACCGAGGGCACGCTCACGATCGGGACGGACAGCCCGGCCTACCCGCCGTGGTTCGTCGACGACGACCCGACCAACGGTGAGGGGTTCGAGTCGGCGGTCGCCCACGCGGTCGCCGAGCGGCTCGGCTACACCCCCGAGCAGGTCGAGTGGAGCGTCGTGACCTTCAACAACGCGATCCAGCCGGGGCCGAAGCAGTACGACTTCGACATCAACCAGTTCTCCATCACCGAGGAGCGCCGGGCCGCCGTCGACTTCTCCAGCCCGTACTACGACGTCCGCCAGACGGTCATCGCGATGGCGGGCACCGACGCCGCGGACGCGACCTCCCTGGCGGACCTGGCCGGCCTGAGCGTGGGCGCCCAGGTGGGCACCACCAGCTACGACGCGCTCGTGGAGACCGTGGACCCGGACGAGGAGCCGCAGGTCTTCAACAACAACGACGACGCCAAGCAGGCCCTGGAGAACGGGCAGGTGGACGCGCTCGTCCTCGACCTGCCCACCGCCTTCTACGTCACCTCCGCGGAGCTGGAGGACGCCGAGATCGTCGGCCAGCTCCCGGCGACCGACGCCGACGCCGAACAGTTCGGCCTGGTCCTGGACCTGGACTCGCCGCTCACGGACTGCGTCACCGAGGCGGTCGACGGCCTGCGCGAGGACGGCACGCTCGCCGAGCTCGAACAGGAGTGGCTGTCGGAGGCCGCGGACGTTCCCGAGCTGGCGTGA
- a CDS encoding amino acid ABC transporter permease has translation MSARDTAAHVPSVLEAERVAFRRRQGVRSVLIGAVSTALLGGVLVSVVIGSPGWDRVRETFFDASVAREALPAVLTGLWLNVRVLLFCALGALALGLVVAIMRTLRGPVFFPLRALATSYTYGFRGAPLIIVLYLMTFGVPGLRLEGTPSVLVLGGIALVITYGAYIAEVFRAGIESVHPSQIAAARSLGLTYPQTMRHVVLPQAVRRVSPPLLNDMVALQKDVGLISLAGPIDAIRAAQIATAQTYNFTPYIVAGVLFVLMAIPLVAVTDWVTVRSARRQSAEGGR, from the coding sequence GTGAGCGCCCGCGACACCGCCGCGCACGTTCCGAGCGTCCTGGAGGCCGAGCGGGTCGCGTTCCGCCGCCGCCAGGGCGTGCGGTCGGTCCTGATCGGCGCGGTCTCCACGGCGCTGCTCGGCGGAGTCCTGGTGAGCGTCGTGATCGGCTCCCCGGGCTGGGACCGGGTGCGGGAGACCTTCTTCGACGCGTCCGTGGCCCGCGAGGCGCTGCCCGCCGTGCTCACGGGGCTGTGGCTCAACGTCCGGGTCCTGCTGTTCTGCGCCCTGGGCGCGCTGGCGCTCGGCCTCGTCGTGGCGATCATGCGGACCCTGCGGGGGCCGGTGTTCTTCCCGCTGCGGGCCCTGGCGACATCGTACACCTACGGGTTCCGCGGCGCACCGCTGATCATCGTGCTGTACCTGATGACCTTCGGCGTGCCGGGACTGCGGTTGGAAGGCACCCCGAGCGTGCTGGTGCTCGGCGGGATCGCGCTGGTGATCACCTACGGCGCCTACATCGCCGAGGTGTTCAGGGCCGGGATCGAGTCGGTGCACCCCAGCCAGATCGCGGCGGCGCGCTCGCTCGGGCTCACCTACCCGCAGACCATGCGCCACGTGGTCCTGCCGCAGGCCGTGCGGCGGGTCTCGCCGCCGCTGCTCAACGACATGGTGGCGCTGCAGAAGGACGTGGGGCTGATCTCGTTGGCGGGGCCGATCGACGCGATCCGCGCCGCGCAGATCGCCACCGCCCAGACCTACAACTTCACCCCCTACATCGTGGCCGGGGTGCTGTTCGTGCTGATGGCGATTCCACTGGTGGCGGTGACCGACTGGGTGACCGTGCGCTCGGCACGCCGGCAGTCGGCGGAGGGGGGACGATGA
- a CDS encoding amino acid ABC transporter ATP-binding protein → MSELERLARLDGTEADPASVPVLRVRDVRKEFRGTVVLDGLDLDVPEHGVVVLIGASGSGKSTLLRCANLLEPISDGSIHLDGEHITDPRVDPDRVRRRIGMVFQSFNLFPHMSVLDNVTLAPRRVHRRDRAEAAERARELLDRVGLLEKADEYPDRLSGGQQQRVAIVRALVNSPRLLLLDEVTSALDPELVGEVLDLVRGLRDEGMTMLLATHEMGFARKVADTVCFLDGGRVLEQGPPEQVLGDPEQPRTRRFLQRIIDAGRL, encoded by the coding sequence ATGAGCGAGCTGGAGCGGCTGGCGCGCCTGGACGGCACCGAGGCGGATCCGGCGTCCGTGCCGGTGCTGCGGGTGCGGGACGTGCGCAAGGAGTTCAGGGGCACGGTGGTGCTCGACGGGCTCGACCTGGACGTGCCCGAGCACGGTGTGGTGGTGCTGATCGGCGCCTCCGGCTCCGGCAAGTCCACCCTGCTGCGGTGCGCGAACCTGCTGGAGCCGATCAGCGACGGATCCATCCACCTGGACGGCGAGCACATCACCGACCCCAGGGTGGACCCCGACCGCGTGCGGCGCCGGATCGGGATGGTGTTCCAGTCCTTCAACCTGTTCCCGCACATGTCGGTGCTGGACAACGTCACGCTCGCGCCGCGCCGCGTGCACCGGCGCGACCGCGCGGAGGCGGCGGAACGGGCCCGGGAGCTGTTGGACCGGGTCGGCCTGCTGGAGAAGGCCGACGAGTACCCGGACCGCCTGTCGGGCGGGCAGCAGCAGCGGGTGGCGATCGTGCGGGCGCTGGTCAACTCCCCGCGCCTGCTCCTGCTGGACGAGGTCACCAGCGCGCTCGACCCCGAACTGGTGGGGGAGGTGCTGGACCTGGTCCGCGGGCTGCGCGACGAGGGGATGACGATGCTGCTGGCCACCCACGAGATGGGCTTCGCGCGCAAGGTCGCCGACACCGTGTGCTTCCTGGACGGGGGCCGGGTGCTGGAGCAGGGGCCGCCCGAGCAGGTCCTGGGCGATCCCGAACAGCCCCGCACCCGGCGGTTCCTCCAGCGGATCATCGACGCCGGGCGGCTCTGA